In Trichlorobacter lovleyi, the DNA window AGGCCTGCACCAGCAGACCATCCTGGTAGACCAGCTCCACTGCCAGACCATCCATCTTCGGTTCACACTGGTACTGCAGCACAACCGCATCAGGCAGGGCCAGCAGGCTGCGGATACGCTGTTCAAAACCGTGAATTTCATCCTCCTGCATGGCGTTTTCCAGCGAGAGCATCGGCATCCGGTGCCGGACCTGGCTGAAACGGGCCAGGGGCTTGCCCCCCACCCGCAGGGTAGGCGAATCAGGGCTCAGCAGGTCCGGGCGCTCTGCCTCGATCGTCTGCAGTTCACGAAATAGCGCATCATATTCGGCATCGCTGATCTCCGGGGCATCCAGTTCATAGTAACAGCGGTTGTGATGTTCCAGCAGCTGGCGCAACTCTGCTGCCCGCAGCCGGGCCAAGTCAGGAATAACAGCGGGATCTAACAGGGAAAGTTGGTGCATAATAGCTCCTCTATCGGACACTAGGTTTCGTACTATAGCAAAAATTTCAAACTGACCCTTGATTTTTAACCAACCCCTCGCTATATTCCCTCTCGTTAGCACTCACCACTTCAGAGTGCTAGCAGACACAACACACACCATCACACCACCATAGCAATGAAAGGAGAAGTACCAATGAAACTGAGACCACTGCATGACCGTATCATCGTCAAGCGCCTTGAGGGCGAAGAGAAGACCGCCGGCGGCCTGTTTATCCCTGACACCGCCAAGGAAAAACCTCAAAAAGGCGAAGTCGTTGCTGTTGGCAACGGCAAGAAAAACGATGAAGGCAAGTGTGCTCCCCTGGATGTCAAGGTCGGTGATTCCATCCTGTTCGGCAAGTATGCCGGCACTGAAGTAAAGGTTGATGGCGATGAGTTCCTGATGATGCGCGAGGACGATGTCCTGGCCGTTATCGAGAAGTAGAGCGGTCTTTTTCCGCCCCGGCTTCGTCTCGTTTCACAACTGCCATTGTGCGACGTACCCTAGAGTACGCCTCCGCGCAGTTGCTTACGAACCAAACCCGGAACGGAAAAAATCCTCACTCTTGGCAAGCTGGGCAAACTAGAAAAACTAGACAAAGAATAACCAAAAACTATCAATCTGGAGGAATAGTCAATGTCTGCAAAAGAGATCCGTTTCAATGAGGAAGGCCGCAACGCCATCCTGCGCGGTGTTAATGCACTGGCTGATGCCGTCAAGGTAACCCTGGGTCCCAAAGGCCGTAACGTCATCATCGAAAAATCCTTCGGCTCCCCGCTGATCACCAAGGACGGTGTTTCCGTTGCCAAGGAAGTTGAACTGGAAAACAAGTTCGAAAACATGGGCGCTCAGCTGGTAAAAGAAGTTGCCTCCAAGACCTCCGATGTTGCCGGTGACGGCACCACCACGGCAACCGTACTGGCTCAGGCCATCTACAAGCAGGGCTCCAAGCTGGTGGCTGCCGGCCACAACCCGATGGAGATCAAGCGCGGTATCGATAAGGCTGTTGAGGCGATCGTAGCTGAGCTGCAGAAGATCTCCAAGCCGATCAAGGATCACAAGGAGATCGCCCAGGTTGGCACAATCTCCGCCAACAATGACAAGACCATCGGCGACATCATTGCCGAGGCAATGGAGAAGGTCGGCAAGGAAGGCGTGATCACCGTTGAGGAAGCCAAGGCGATGGAAACCAGCCTTGAGACCGTTGAAGGGATGCAGTTTGACCGCGGCTACCTCTCCCCCTACTTTGTGTCCGATCCGGAGCGGATGGAGGCCACCCTTGAGAACGCCACCATCCTGATCTACGACAAGAAGATCTCCAACATGAAGGACATGCTGCCGGTACTGGAGCAGACCGCCAAATCCGGCCGTCCGCTGATGATCATTGCCGAAGATATCGAAGGTGAGGCATTGGCAACCCTGGTTGTGAACAAACTGCGCGGCGTACTGAACGTCTGCGCCGTCAAGGCCCCCGGCTTCGGCGACCGTCGCAAGGCCATGCTGGAAGATATCGCAGTGCTGACCGGCGGCACCGTGATCTCCGAAGACATGGGCTTCAAACTGGAAAACGCCACGATGGACATGCTGGGCCGCGCCAAGCGTATCGTGGTTGACAAGGACAACACCACCATCATCGACGGTGACGGCACTGAGGCTGATATCCAGGGCCGCGTCAAGCAGATCCGCGCCCAGATCGAAGACACCACCTCCGACTACGACCGCGAGAAGCTGCAGGAGCGTCTGGCCAAGCTGGTTGGCGGCGTTGCCGTGATCAAGGTCGGTGCTGCAACCGAGACCGAGATGAAAGAGAAAAAGGCCCGTGTTGAAGACGCCCTGCACGCTACCCGCGCTGCGGTTGACGAAGGGATCGTCCCTGGCGGCGGCGTTGCCTA includes these proteins:
- the groL gene encoding chaperonin GroEL (60 kDa chaperone family; promotes refolding of misfolded polypeptides especially under stressful conditions; forms two stacked rings of heptamers to form a barrel-shaped 14mer; ends can be capped by GroES; misfolded proteins enter the barrel where they are refolded when GroES binds); the encoded protein is MSAKEIRFNEEGRNAILRGVNALADAVKVTLGPKGRNVIIEKSFGSPLITKDGVSVAKEVELENKFENMGAQLVKEVASKTSDVAGDGTTTATVLAQAIYKQGSKLVAAGHNPMEIKRGIDKAVEAIVAELQKISKPIKDHKEIAQVGTISANNDKTIGDIIAEAMEKVGKEGVITVEEAKAMETSLETVEGMQFDRGYLSPYFVSDPERMEATLENATILIYDKKISNMKDMLPVLEQTAKSGRPLMIIAEDIEGEALATLVVNKLRGVLNVCAVKAPGFGDRRKAMLEDIAVLTGGTVISEDMGFKLENATMDMLGRAKRIVVDKDNTTIIDGDGTEADIQGRVKQIRAQIEDTTSDYDREKLQERLAKLVGGVAVIKVGAATETEMKEKKARVEDALHATRAAVDEGIVPGGGVAYIRALKALDSVVLPAEQQFGVTIIKSSLEAPIRQIADNAGIDASIVVDKVKNGKEAFGYNAADDTYVDMLEAGIIDPTKVSRCALQNASSVAGLMLTTECMIAEKPKKDSGMPAMPGGMGGMGGMGGMDY
- the groES gene encoding co-chaperone GroES, with amino-acid sequence MKLRPLHDRIIVKRLEGEEKTAGGLFIPDTAKEKPQKGEVVAVGNGKKNDEGKCAPLDVKVGDSILFGKYAGTEVKVDGDEFLMMREDDVLAVIEK